One window of the Arthrobacter sp. D5-1 genome contains the following:
- a CDS encoding acetylornithine transaminase — MSTELSHTAEGRSSVGGRLGTEGAPIAAEAAAATLVSQSSGADWLARYSSSLMGVFGTPQRVLVRGAGCLVWDADGKEYLDLLGGIAVNALGHAHPFVTSVISSQLATLGHVSNFFTSPTQIALAEKLLSLSKAPAGSKVFFANSGTEANEAAFKLARRNNSDGKRTKIIALEGAFHGRSMGALALTAKEAYRAPFEPLPGGVVHIPFGDIEALLAAVDDSTAAVFLEPIQGEAGVRPLSAEYLQAAREATTAAGALLILDEVQTGIGRTGKWLASEDAGIVPDAVTLAKGLGGGFPVGALVTFGSTTSALLTAGQHGTTFGGNPVATAAALATLHAIESQGLLRNVLSVGAHLREGLADVDAVSEVRGEGLLIGFDVNADIAPAMVTAALDAGFIINSPGPRTIRLAPPLILTTEQADRFLSALPALIATATAQTAKDAQ; from the coding sequence ATGAGCACCGAACTGAGCCATACCGCCGAAGGCCGCAGCAGCGTCGGGGGGCGGCTGGGGACGGAAGGGGCCCCCATCGCTGCGGAGGCTGCCGCAGCCACGCTCGTTTCCCAGAGCTCAGGCGCCGACTGGCTGGCGCGCTACTCGTCCTCGCTGATGGGTGTCTTCGGCACGCCCCAGCGGGTCCTGGTCCGTGGCGCCGGTTGCCTTGTCTGGGATGCAGACGGGAAGGAATACCTTGATCTCCTGGGCGGCATCGCTGTGAACGCCCTGGGCCACGCGCACCCTTTCGTAACCTCCGTGATTTCCAGCCAACTGGCCACGCTCGGCCATGTCTCGAACTTCTTCACGAGCCCCACGCAGATCGCTCTCGCCGAGAAGCTGTTATCCCTCAGCAAGGCCCCGGCTGGTTCCAAGGTCTTTTTTGCCAATTCCGGTACCGAGGCCAACGAAGCAGCGTTCAAGCTGGCACGCAGGAACAACTCCGACGGGAAGCGCACCAAAATCATCGCTTTGGAGGGTGCCTTCCACGGCCGCAGCATGGGTGCTTTGGCCCTCACGGCCAAAGAGGCCTACCGTGCGCCGTTTGAACCACTGCCAGGTGGTGTGGTCCACATTCCGTTTGGTGACATCGAGGCCCTGCTTGCCGCCGTCGACGATTCCACTGCTGCCGTGTTCCTGGAACCCATCCAAGGCGAAGCGGGGGTTCGGCCGCTCAGCGCCGAATACCTGCAGGCAGCCCGTGAAGCTACCACCGCAGCGGGTGCGTTGTTGATCCTGGACGAGGTCCAGACCGGCATCGGCCGCACCGGAAAGTGGCTTGCCAGCGAAGACGCAGGAATTGTGCCCGACGCCGTCACGCTCGCCAAGGGCCTTGGCGGCGGGTTCCCGGTGGGTGCCCTTGTCACCTTCGGAAGTACGACGTCGGCCCTGCTCACCGCAGGGCAGCACGGCACCACTTTCGGCGGAAACCCGGTGGCTACGGCCGCCGCCTTGGCCACGCTGCACGCCATCGAAAGCCAAGGTCTCCTGCGGAACGTGCTGAGCGTCGGTGCGCACCTGCGCGAAGGGCTGGCTGACGTCGATGCTGTCAGTGAAGTCCGCGGCGAGGGCCTGCTGATTGGATTCGACGTGAACGCCGACATCGCACCTGCCATGGTGACCGCAGCTTTGGATGCAGGCTTCATCATCAACAGTCCGGGCCCGCGGACCATCCGTCTCGCCCCTCCGCTGATCCTGACCACCGAGCAGGCCGACCGGTTCCTGTCAGCCCTGCCCGCCTTGATCGCCACGGCTACCGCCCAAACCGCTAAGGATGCACAGTGA
- a CDS encoding quinone oxidoreductase — MTHAIVAQQPGGPEVLEYASVKIPKPGPGQLLIKVAAAGVNFIETYQRSGTYKVEYPFTPGAEAAGTVESVGEGVAEFSVGDRVATAEGSRTYAEYAVVEAAKALPVPDGVDDHTAAALPLQGITAHYLMNSSFRVEPGHTVLLHAGAGGVGLLLTQLLKARGARVITTVSSDEKADLSTLAGADEVLRYEGFADRVRELTDGEGVNVVYDGVGKDTFDDSLKSLRIRGAMVLFGAASGPVPPFDPQRLNAAGSLTLTRPTMAHFVQNAQERRWRSAEIFDAAANGTLTVRVGATYPLAEAAQAHRDLEGRRTTGKVLLVP; from the coding sequence ATGACGCACGCCATCGTTGCACAGCAGCCCGGAGGACCTGAGGTCCTCGAATACGCATCTGTGAAAATACCGAAACCTGGCCCCGGCCAGCTGTTGATCAAGGTCGCAGCTGCCGGGGTCAATTTCATTGAGACCTACCAACGCAGCGGCACCTACAAGGTGGAATACCCCTTCACCCCAGGCGCCGAAGCCGCCGGCACAGTGGAGTCCGTAGGCGAAGGTGTCGCAGAATTTTCCGTTGGCGACCGGGTTGCCACGGCTGAGGGGTCCAGGACGTACGCAGAGTACGCCGTGGTGGAGGCGGCCAAGGCACTTCCGGTTCCTGACGGCGTCGACGATCACACCGCAGCAGCCCTGCCGCTGCAGGGCATCACTGCCCATTACCTGATGAACTCGTCGTTCCGCGTAGAGCCGGGCCACACCGTTCTGCTCCACGCAGGCGCAGGTGGCGTTGGTCTGCTGTTGACGCAACTGCTGAAGGCCCGCGGAGCCCGTGTGATCACCACCGTGTCCTCTGATGAGAAGGCCGATCTCTCCACGCTTGCAGGCGCTGATGAAGTACTCCGTTACGAGGGCTTCGCTGACAGGGTCCGTGAACTGACCGACGGCGAGGGCGTCAACGTGGTGTACGACGGCGTCGGCAAAGACACCTTCGATGACTCCCTGAAGAGCCTGCGCATCCGGGGTGCCATGGTGCTCTTCGGTGCGGCCTCCGGCCCGGTGCCGCCCTTCGATCCCCAGCGTTTGAACGCCGCAGGTTCGCTGACGCTGACCAGGCCCACCATGGCGCACTTTGTGCAGAACGCCCAGGAACGCAGGTGGCGTTCAGCCGAGATTTTCGACGCCGCCGCCAACGGCACCCTCACTGTCAGGGTCGGTGCCACATACCCGTTGGCCGAAGCAGCCCAAGCGCACAGGGACCTCGAAGGCCGCCGCACCACCGGCAAAGTCCTGCTGGTTCCCTAA
- a CDS encoding Pls/PosA family non-ribosomal peptide synthetase, with translation MTTYRPQLPGGAAAPAERTLVDILTETASSFPEASALDDGQKSLSYTELLKAVRAFAARLNAAGLGRGDKIGVRIPSGTNELYIAILGILMAGAAYVPVDADDPDERARLVFGEAKVGAIIAAGLDIQLSGEAREPVSTPSIPGLDDDSWIIFTSGSTGTPKGVAVQHRSSAAFVDAEARIFLQAEPIGPQDRVLAGLSVAFDASCEEMWLAWRHGACLVPAPRALVRTGMDLGPWLINHGITVVSTVPTLAALWPAEALENVRLLIFGGEACPPELAERLAVDGREVWNTYGPTEATVVACAAPLGGPGPVRIGLPLDGWDLAVVDPQGVPVAEGEIGELIIGGVGLARYLDPAKDAEKYAPMASLGWGRAYRSGDLVRFEAEGLIFMGRADEQVKLGGRRIELGEVDAALQSLPGVAGAAAAVQTTAAGNQILVGYLAPVDGYELSMDEARRLLGESLPAALIPLLTVVDSLPTKTSGKVDRHALPWPLAGAGATEAGNAPLNLPDDARWVVEQWESVLGSRVGSLDADFFAYGGGSLAAAQLVSALRVRYPTITVADIYATPRVGALIDTARQSLPDGGAPGPAAERTVRPTALKSQIFQVLMGVPLHILVGMRWLTYLMAANRLLADFAGFTAAPVVSWWWIAASWLVFVSPLGRMTISVVAARVLLGRIEPGTYPRSGKTHLRLWLAEQIQDLSGAIGLASAPFVPYYARALGAKIGKDVHLHSLPPVTGLLSLGSGANIEPEVDLSGWWVDGDSVHIGQIHVGAGAVVGARSTLMPGATIGAGARVEAGSAVLGKVKAGHLVAGSPAERRGKAKQEWPETITRRPVVDRLWFSAFASASALLALIPYISAFAAALVVLAFMQGHESLETALAQIALALPLAALVWFFGNLLLILMVARLLGLGLKEGYYGVRSRVGWQVWATERLLDMARDLLFPVYASLFTPIWLRLLGAKVGKNVEASTVLLVPKMTTIGDGAFLADDTMVASYELGGGWMKIAPAKIGKRSFLGNSGMTAAGRNVPKNSLVAVLSATPAKAKSGTSWLGSPPVRLRRTAVAADQTRTFQPPRRLKVARALWELCRLVPVILTVAIAVSVMLVLDWIASGWGYWVAAVLGGVVMLAAGAVAALSSIVAKWALVGTIRAGEHPLWSSFIWRNEVVDTFIEMVSAPWFARSAAGTPALVWWLRGLGAKIGRGTWCESYWLPEADLVTLGENSSVNRGCVVQTHLFHDRVMSLDTVLLGNGATMGPHGVILPAASIGDGGTVGPASLVMRGETVPAGTYWMGNPVSPWVGPSTQAPRLK, from the coding sequence ATGACCACGTACCGTCCCCAGCTGCCGGGAGGCGCCGCCGCCCCGGCCGAGCGCACCCTCGTTGACATCCTGACAGAAACCGCATCGTCATTTCCCGAAGCCTCGGCACTGGATGACGGGCAGAAGTCCCTGAGCTACACCGAGCTTCTCAAGGCGGTACGCGCCTTCGCTGCCCGGCTCAATGCGGCAGGTCTTGGCCGGGGCGACAAAATCGGCGTTCGGATCCCATCCGGCACCAACGAGCTCTACATCGCCATCTTGGGAATCCTCATGGCTGGCGCTGCCTACGTTCCCGTGGATGCGGACGACCCCGACGAACGCGCCCGTCTGGTGTTCGGCGAAGCCAAGGTGGGTGCCATCATCGCGGCGGGCCTGGACATCCAGCTTTCCGGCGAGGCCCGGGAACCCGTCTCCACACCCTCCATCCCCGGACTGGACGACGATTCCTGGATCATCTTCACCTCCGGATCCACAGGAACCCCCAAGGGCGTTGCCGTCCAGCACCGGTCCTCGGCCGCGTTTGTTGACGCCGAGGCCAGGATCTTCCTTCAAGCTGAGCCTATTGGCCCCCAGGACCGGGTGTTGGCCGGCCTTTCGGTCGCCTTCGACGCTTCCTGCGAGGAAATGTGGCTTGCCTGGCGCCACGGCGCTTGCCTGGTACCGGCACCACGAGCGTTGGTTCGCACCGGCATGGACCTCGGCCCTTGGCTCATCAACCACGGCATCACGGTGGTTTCCACCGTGCCCACCCTGGCTGCGTTGTGGCCTGCCGAAGCACTCGAAAACGTCCGCCTCCTGATTTTCGGCGGTGAAGCGTGCCCGCCCGAACTGGCCGAACGCTTGGCGGTGGACGGCCGGGAAGTCTGGAACACCTACGGGCCCACAGAGGCTACGGTCGTTGCCTGTGCCGCTCCCCTGGGCGGACCCGGCCCCGTGCGGATCGGGCTTCCACTGGATGGCTGGGACCTTGCCGTCGTCGATCCGCAAGGCGTCCCGGTGGCCGAAGGTGAGATCGGTGAATTGATCATCGGCGGTGTCGGGCTTGCCCGCTACCTCGATCCCGCAAAGGACGCCGAGAAGTACGCTCCCATGGCATCGCTGGGATGGGGCCGGGCCTATCGATCGGGTGACCTGGTCCGCTTCGAAGCCGAGGGTCTGATCTTCATGGGCCGCGCCGACGAACAGGTGAAACTGGGTGGACGCCGGATCGAACTGGGCGAAGTGGATGCTGCGCTCCAGTCCTTGCCGGGCGTCGCCGGTGCTGCTGCGGCCGTGCAGACCACGGCTGCCGGCAACCAGATCCTGGTGGGCTACCTGGCCCCCGTTGACGGCTACGAGCTGTCCATGGACGAGGCACGCCGGCTGCTTGGCGAAAGCCTGCCGGCCGCTTTGATCCCCCTGCTGACCGTGGTGGATTCGCTCCCGACCAAGACGAGCGGAAAAGTTGACCGTCACGCTTTGCCGTGGCCGCTGGCAGGAGCCGGTGCCACCGAAGCCGGGAACGCCCCGCTGAACCTGCCCGATGACGCCCGTTGGGTGGTTGAGCAATGGGAATCCGTGCTGGGAAGTCGCGTCGGCTCCCTGGACGCCGACTTCTTCGCTTATGGTGGCGGATCCTTGGCTGCGGCGCAGCTCGTTTCTGCCCTTCGCGTCCGGTATCCCACCATCACCGTGGCGGATATCTATGCCACGCCACGTGTCGGCGCACTGATCGACACAGCGCGGCAATCACTTCCCGACGGCGGCGCGCCGGGTCCCGCTGCAGAGCGCACCGTGCGGCCCACGGCGCTGAAGTCACAGATCTTCCAGGTCCTGATGGGCGTGCCCTTACACATCCTGGTGGGGATGCGTTGGCTCACCTACCTCATGGCCGCCAACAGGTTGCTGGCAGACTTTGCTGGATTTACCGCCGCACCCGTCGTGTCGTGGTGGTGGATCGCAGCGTCCTGGCTGGTCTTCGTCAGCCCCCTGGGCCGGATGACGATCTCGGTGGTTGCAGCCAGGGTGCTTCTTGGCAGGATCGAACCCGGCACTTACCCACGTTCCGGAAAGACCCACCTGCGCTTGTGGCTGGCCGAGCAAATACAAGACCTGTCGGGCGCCATCGGTCTGGCCAGCGCCCCGTTCGTCCCTTACTACGCACGGGCCCTCGGAGCCAAGATCGGCAAGGATGTCCACCTGCACTCACTGCCCCCGGTCACCGGTTTGCTGTCCCTCGGAAGCGGAGCCAACATCGAGCCCGAGGTGGACCTTTCCGGATGGTGGGTGGATGGTGACTCCGTCCATATCGGGCAGATCCACGTAGGAGCCGGCGCAGTCGTCGGCGCCCGAAGCACCCTGATGCCAGGGGCCACCATCGGTGCGGGTGCGCGCGTCGAAGCCGGGTCGGCAGTACTGGGCAAAGTGAAGGCCGGGCACCTTGTAGCCGGCTCCCCCGCCGAGCGCCGTGGAAAAGCGAAGCAAGAGTGGCCTGAAACGATCACCCGGCGGCCAGTGGTTGACAGGCTCTGGTTCTCCGCCTTTGCCAGCGCTTCGGCGCTCCTGGCCCTTATTCCTTACATTTCTGCGTTCGCGGCCGCCTTGGTTGTCCTGGCTTTCATGCAGGGCCACGAATCCCTGGAAACTGCGCTTGCTCAAATAGCTCTGGCATTGCCTCTTGCGGCGTTGGTGTGGTTCTTCGGCAACCTGCTGCTCATCCTGATGGTTGCCCGGCTTCTCGGGTTGGGTTTGAAGGAGGGTTACTACGGGGTCCGCAGCCGTGTCGGGTGGCAGGTTTGGGCCACGGAACGCCTTCTGGACATGGCCCGGGACCTCCTTTTCCCGGTCTACGCAAGCCTTTTCACACCGATCTGGCTGCGCCTTCTGGGCGCCAAAGTCGGCAAAAACGTGGAAGCCTCAACCGTTCTGTTGGTTCCTAAAATGACGACCATTGGGGATGGAGCCTTCCTGGCTGACGACACCATGGTGGCCTCCTACGAACTCGGTGGGGGCTGGATGAAGATTGCTCCCGCCAAAATAGGAAAGCGCTCCTTCCTGGGCAACTCGGGCATGACTGCTGCGGGACGAAACGTTCCCAAGAACTCCCTCGTTGCAGTTCTGTCTGCCACGCCGGCGAAAGCCAAATCCGGCACGTCCTGGTTGGGCAGCCCGCCGGTCAGGCTGCGCCGCACTGCCGTCGCTGCTGACCAAACCCGGACCTTCCAGCCGCCCCGCAGGCTCAAGGTTGCCCGGGCGTTGTGGGAACTGTGCCGGCTGGTGCCTGTCATCCTCACAGTTGCCATCGCCGTCAGCGTCATGCTGGTTCTGGATTGGATCGCGAGTGGATGGGGCTACTGGGTGGCAGCCGTCCTGGGTGGTGTCGTGATGCTGGCAGCAGGTGCCGTGGCCGCATTGAGCTCCATCGTGGCCAAGTGGGCCCTGGTGGGGACCATCCGCGCGGGTGAGCACCCCTTGTGGAGCTCATTCATCTGGCGCAACGAGGTAGTGGACACCTTCATCGAAATGGTGAGTGCCCCGTGGTTTGCCCGCTCCGCCGCCGGAACTCCCGCCTTGGTGTGGTGGCTTCGCGGCCTCGGAGCGAAGATCGGCCGTGGGACCTGGTGTGAAAGCTACTGGCTGCCCGAAGCTGACCTGGTAACGCTCGGTGAGAATTCCTCCGTCAACCGTGGCTGCGTTGTCCAGACGCACCTGTTCCACGACCGCGTGATGAGCCTGGACACCGTGCTGCTCGGTAACGGAGCCACCATGGGTCCGCACGGCGTCATCCTCCCCGCGGCCAGCATCGGCGACGGCGGAACTGTTGGTCCGGCGTCGCTGGTTATGCGGGGTGAGACAGTGCCGGCCGGAACGTATTGGATGGGCAACCCGGTGAGCCCATGGGTGGGTCCGTCAACACAAGCGCCGCGCCTCAAGTAG
- the argJ gene encoding bifunctional glutamate N-acetyltransferase/amino-acid acetyltransferase ArgJ, protein MTITAPKGFRASGVKAGIKASGNPDLALVVNDGPQKSAAAVFTSNRVAAAPVHWSRQVVSDGRVDAVVLNSGGANACTGPQGFQNTHATAEKVADVLGISASDVVVCSTGLIGEQLPMDKILTGVDAAFRELSEDGGTAAATAIMTTDSVSKEAVFTGTDAQGKQFTVGGIAKGAGMLAPGLATMLVVLTTDAEVPANELDVVLRDATRVTFDRADSDGCMSTNDTVVLLASGASEALPSAEQLSEAVTIVCAELARKLIGDAEGASHDIAIRTFNAASERDAEIVSRSVARSNLFKAAIFGKDPNWGRVLSAVGTTDAVFEADQLNVAMNGVQICRNGAIGDDRNLVDLEPREVLVEIDLQAGDAEATIWTNDLTHDYVHENSAYSS, encoded by the coding sequence GTGACCATTACCGCACCCAAGGGATTCCGCGCCTCCGGCGTCAAAGCCGGCATCAAGGCATCCGGGAACCCGGATCTGGCCCTGGTAGTCAATGACGGGCCGCAAAAGTCCGCAGCTGCCGTATTTACCTCCAACCGTGTAGCTGCTGCGCCGGTTCACTGGTCACGCCAGGTAGTCAGCGATGGCCGTGTGGATGCCGTCGTCTTGAACTCGGGCGGCGCCAACGCCTGCACCGGCCCGCAGGGCTTCCAGAACACGCATGCTACTGCCGAGAAAGTGGCGGATGTGCTGGGCATCTCAGCCTCCGACGTCGTAGTGTGCTCCACGGGCCTGATCGGTGAGCAGCTGCCCATGGACAAGATTCTTACTGGTGTTGATGCGGCTTTCCGTGAATTGTCGGAAGACGGCGGTACCGCTGCCGCCACGGCCATCATGACCACTGACAGCGTGTCCAAGGAAGCCGTCTTCACCGGCACCGATGCCCAAGGCAAGCAGTTCACTGTGGGAGGCATTGCCAAGGGTGCCGGCATGTTGGCGCCCGGCCTGGCGACGATGCTGGTGGTCCTGACCACCGACGCCGAGGTTCCTGCGAATGAGCTCGACGTCGTCCTCCGCGACGCCACGCGCGTCACCTTTGACCGCGCGGACTCGGATGGCTGCATGTCTACCAACGACACCGTGGTGCTGCTGGCATCCGGCGCCTCCGAAGCTCTGCCGTCTGCCGAGCAGTTGAGCGAAGCGGTCACCATCGTCTGCGCCGAACTGGCACGCAAACTCATCGGTGATGCCGAAGGCGCCAGCCACGACATCGCGATCAGGACCTTCAACGCCGCCAGCGAACGCGACGCCGAAATCGTCAGCCGCAGTGTTGCCCGCTCCAACCTGTTCAAAGCTGCCATCTTTGGCAAGGATCCCAACTGGGGCCGCGTGCTCTCGGCTGTGGGGACCACAGATGCTGTTTTCGAGGCGGACCAGCTCAACGTCGCCATGAACGGTGTGCAGATTTGCCGCAACGGCGCTATCGGCGATGACCGCAACCTGGTGGACCTTGAGCCGCGCGAAGTCTTGGTCGAGATTGACCTGCAGGCCGGCGACGCTGAGGCGACCATCTGGACCAACGACCTCACGCACGACTACGTGCATGAGAACAGCGCCTACTCGAGCTGA
- the argB gene encoding acetylglutamate kinase produces MTAHTRETTSTSHVSAEAAQDKAGTLIEALPWIQRFAGTTMVIKYGGNAMVNDDLRRAFAEDIVFLHHVGIHPVVVHGGGPQINSMLGRLGIESEFKGGLRVTTPEAMDVVRMVLTGQVGRELVGLINSHGPYAVGMSGEDGGLLRAVRTGTVVDGEEVDLGLVGEVVGVDPAGITDILDAGRIPVISTVAPEIVDDGNGFQTTGQVLNVNADTAAAAVASALGATKLVILTDVEGLYANWPDKSSLISSLRASELREMLPRLESGMIPKMAACLKAIDEGVERAHIVDGRLPHSMLLETFTTAGIGTQVVPDEEVNA; encoded by the coding sequence ATGACTGCCCATACCCGCGAAACCACGTCCACGAGCCACGTCTCGGCCGAGGCAGCCCAGGACAAGGCCGGCACGCTGATCGAAGCCCTGCCGTGGATCCAACGATTCGCCGGCACCACCATGGTGATCAAGTACGGCGGCAACGCCATGGTCAACGACGACCTCCGCCGCGCCTTCGCTGAGGACATCGTGTTCCTCCACCACGTGGGCATCCACCCCGTGGTGGTTCATGGCGGCGGCCCCCAGATCAACTCCATGCTCGGCCGCCTCGGCATCGAGTCGGAGTTCAAGGGTGGGCTGCGCGTCACCACGCCCGAGGCCATGGACGTGGTCCGCATGGTCCTGACAGGTCAGGTTGGCCGTGAACTCGTAGGGCTCATTAACTCCCACGGTCCTTATGCCGTCGGCATGTCCGGCGAGGATGGTGGCCTGCTGCGCGCCGTCCGCACGGGCACCGTGGTTGATGGCGAAGAAGTGGACCTCGGCCTGGTGGGCGAAGTCGTGGGCGTGGATCCAGCCGGCATCACGGATATCCTCGACGCCGGTCGCATCCCCGTGATTTCAACCGTGGCCCCGGAGATCGTGGACGACGGAAACGGCTTCCAGACCACCGGCCAGGTACTGAACGTTAACGCCGACACCGCAGCTGCCGCCGTTGCTTCGGCCCTGGGTGCCACCAAGCTCGTCATCCTGACCGACGTGGAAGGCCTGTACGCCAACTGGCCGGACAAATCCTCGCTGATCTCGTCGCTGAGAGCCTCGGAACTCCGCGAAATGCTTCCCCGCCTTGAGTCGGGAATGATCCCCAAAATGGCCGCCTGCCTGAAGGCCATCGACGAAGGCGTGGAGCGCGCACACATCGTGGACGGCCGGCTCCCACACTCGATGTTGTTGGAAACGTTCACGACGGCGGGCATCGGCACCCAAGTAGTACCCGACGAGGAAGTGAACGCATGA
- a CDS encoding acyl-CoA desaturase: protein MSPTSTAERPKARAIQPNPVVQSYSELLKSVKAAGLLERRSGFYIWVFVALALLMAGTWLGFALIGDSWYQLLIAAAVGILCTQLSFLAHEAGHKQIFASRRANDWSARLLATGVAGISYSWWEQKHGAHHNHPNVISKDPDIRNNALVFYEDAAAERKGRLAFLTKKQGWFFFPLLTLLGLSLQFDSLRFVFGKQKVRHRWVETPILVTRLAALPVLAFTFLPIGMAFAFLGVQIMVYGFYMGASFAPNHKGMPVLPKDSRVDFLNRQILTSRNISGGLFMDFLLGGLNRQVEHHLFPDMARPHLYKATKIVREFCAKHSISYTETTLMQSYGIVVRYLNDVGLAAGRGFDCPVASTHGRF, encoded by the coding sequence ATGTCACCCACGTCCACCGCTGAGCGCCCCAAAGCTCGCGCAATTCAACCAAATCCCGTCGTCCAGAGCTACTCGGAGCTTCTCAAGAGCGTCAAGGCAGCCGGACTCCTGGAACGCCGTAGCGGCTTCTACATCTGGGTCTTCGTGGCCCTGGCACTCCTTATGGCCGGCACCTGGCTCGGCTTCGCACTGATCGGCGATTCCTGGTACCAGCTTTTGATCGCTGCAGCCGTAGGCATCCTGTGCACGCAGCTGAGCTTCCTTGCCCACGAGGCAGGTCACAAGCAGATCTTCGCTTCCCGGCGTGCCAACGATTGGTCAGCCCGTCTCCTGGCCACAGGAGTTGCCGGCATCAGCTATTCCTGGTGGGAACAGAAGCACGGAGCCCACCACAACCACCCCAACGTCATCTCCAAGGACCCGGACATCCGGAACAACGCCTTGGTGTTCTATGAGGACGCTGCAGCCGAACGCAAAGGCCGCCTGGCTTTCCTCACCAAAAAGCAGGGCTGGTTCTTCTTCCCGCTCCTGACGCTCCTGGGCTTGAGCCTGCAGTTCGACTCCCTTCGCTTCGTCTTCGGCAAGCAGAAAGTACGTCACCGCTGGGTGGAGACGCCCATCCTCGTGACCAGGCTTGCCGCCCTCCCGGTCCTGGCTTTCACCTTCCTGCCCATCGGCATGGCGTTCGCCTTCCTTGGCGTCCAGATCATGGTTTACGGCTTCTACATGGGAGCCTCGTTCGCCCCGAACCACAAGGGCATGCCCGTCCTCCCCAAGGACAGCCGCGTGGACTTCCTCAACCGCCAGATCCTGACCTCGCGCAATATCTCCGGTGGTCTCTTCATGGACTTCCTCCTGGGTGGACTCAACCGCCAGGTGGAGCACCACTTGTTCCCGGACATGGCTCGCCCCCATTTGTACAAGGCCACAAAGATCGTCCGCGAGTTCTGCGCCAAGCACTCCATTTCCTACACGGAAACCACGTTGATGCAGTCCTACGGCATCGTGGTCAGATACCTCAATGACGTAGGCCTGGCAGCAGGCCGCGGCTTCGATTGCCCCGTGGCTTCGACGCACGGACGCTTCTAG
- the argC gene encoding N-acetyl-gamma-glutamyl-phosphate reductase, whose translation MTISVAVSGASGYAGGEVLRLLAGHPNVTIGAITAHSNAGSRLGELQPHLHGLASRILEDTTVENLSGHDVVFLALPHGASAEIAAQLPEGTVVIDAGADHRLQDAAAWEKFYGSAHAGTWPYGLPELPGQREALKGATRIAVPGCYPTSALLALTPGFANNLLLTDDVVIVAASGTSGAGKAAKVNLIGAEVMGSMSPYGVGGGHRHTPEIEQGLSNAAGEPVSVSFTPTLVPMSRGILTTATAKAQHGVTEAELRQAWADAYDDEPFVHLLPEGQWPTTKSVQGSNHAVMQLALDQHTGRVIVTCAIDNLTKGTAGGAVQSMNIALGLDETAGLNLQGVAP comes from the coding sequence ATGACTATTTCTGTTGCCGTCTCCGGTGCCAGCGGCTACGCCGGAGGAGAAGTGCTGCGCCTGCTGGCAGGCCATCCGAACGTCACCATCGGTGCCATCACCGCACACAGCAACGCCGGTTCCAGACTAGGGGAGTTGCAGCCGCATCTCCATGGTTTGGCCAGCAGGATTCTGGAAGACACCACGGTGGAGAACCTGTCCGGTCACGACGTAGTGTTCCTGGCGTTGCCGCACGGTGCTTCGGCCGAGATCGCTGCTCAGTTGCCGGAGGGGACCGTAGTGATCGACGCCGGCGCGGACCACCGCTTGCAGGACGCCGCGGCATGGGAAAAGTTCTACGGATCTGCGCACGCAGGAACATGGCCTTATGGACTGCCTGAACTGCCCGGTCAGCGTGAAGCCCTCAAGGGCGCCACCCGCATCGCAGTGCCTGGTTGCTACCCGACGTCGGCGTTGCTCGCCCTGACACCCGGGTTCGCCAACAATCTCCTCCTGACGGACGACGTCGTGATTGTTGCGGCATCCGGTACCTCCGGTGCCGGCAAGGCGGCCAAGGTGAATTTGATCGGTGCCGAAGTCATGGGTTCCATGAGCCCCTACGGCGTGGGTGGCGGACATCGCCACACGCCGGAGATCGAACAGGGACTCTCCAATGCGGCCGGTGAACCGGTATCGGTCTCCTTCACGCCCACGTTGGTTCCCATGAGCCGGGGCATCCTGACAACGGCCACCGCTAAGGCACAGCACGGCGTGACGGAAGCTGAACTGCGCCAGGCCTGGGCAGATGCCTACGACGACGAACCGTTCGTGCACCTCCTTCCCGAAGGCCAATGGCCCACCACCAAGTCAGTGCAGGGTTCCAACCACGCAGTGATGCAGTTGGCACTGGACCAGCACACTGGCCGCGTGATCGTCACGTGCGCCATCGACAACCTCACCAAGGGGACCGCCGGCGGAGCCGTGCAGTCCATGAACATTGCCCTCGGCCTGGATGAAACCGCGGGCCTGAACCTGCAGGGAGTTGCACCGTGA